A single Lactuca sativa cultivar Salinas chromosome 8, Lsat_Salinas_v11, whole genome shotgun sequence DNA region contains:
- the LOC111900941 gene encoding ras-related protein RIC2: MSEYRAEDEYDYLFKLVLIGDSGVGKSNLLSRFTRNEFNLETKSTIGVEFATRSLNVDGKVIKAQIWDTAGQERYRAITSAYYRGAVGALLVYDVTRRTTFENIERWLKELRDHTDPNIVVMLIGNKSDLRHLLAVSTDEGKTLAEAESLCFMETSALEATNVENAFSEVITQIYRIVSKKAVEGGGDTGSVPAKGAAIDVREESVGPKRFGCCSG, from the exons ATGTCTGAATACAGAGCTGAAGATGAATATGATTACTTGTTCAAATTGGTTTTAATCGGCGATTCTGGTGTTGGTAAATCCAATCTTCTTTCCAGGTTCACTAGAAACGAATTCAATTTAGAAACAAAATCCACGATTGGGGTCGAATTTGCTACCAGGAGTCTTAACGTTGATGGCAAGGTCATCAAAGCTCAGATTTGGGACACTGCTGGTCAAGAAAG ATATCGCGCGATTACAAGTGCTTACTACCGAGGAGCAGTTGGGGCTCTACTTGTGTACGACGTAACACGCCGCACGACTTTTGAAAACATCGAGAGGTGGTTAAAGGAGTTACGGGACCACACGGACCCCAACATTGTTGTGATGCTGATTGGAAACAAATCGGACCTCCGTCACCTCCTTGCAGTGTCAACCGATGAGGGAAAAACATTAGCGGAAGCAGAGTCCCTTTGTTTCATGGAAACCTCCGCATTGGAAGCAACTAATGTTGAAAATGCTTTTAGTGAAGTGATTACACAAATTTATAGGATTGTGAGCAAGAAAGCGGTTGAAGGTGGTGGGGACACGGGTTCGGTTCCGGCTAAAGGAGCTGCGATTGATGTTAGGGAAGAGTCCGTGGGTCCCAAACGGTTCGGGTGTTGCtcgggttag